In Massilia antarctica, the following are encoded in one genomic region:
- a CDS encoding class I SAM-dependent methyltransferase has protein sequence MDSAASEKSIIALDDWLQTPAGAYVRAWEQACLDELTADIFGYNAVQIGLPQIDALAASRMPNKWQAATRTSSREQVALGAGKRQIAVALDFAELPFASQSLDLVVMPHVLEFAAEPHQVLREVERVLIAEGQLIICGFNPASLWGLRQGLTRARRSPYLPVAGEFISMPRMKDWLKLLNLGVSRSHFGCYAPPCRTAQWIERYAFMEPAGRRWWPYLGAVYMVHAIKRVKGMTMIGPAWNRKSATAPQAVPATNRK, from the coding sequence ATGGATAGCGCGGCATCCGAAAAGTCCATTATAGCGCTCGATGACTGGCTGCAGACGCCGGCAGGCGCTTACGTGCGCGCGTGGGAACAGGCTTGTCTCGACGAGCTGACGGCCGATATCTTCGGCTACAACGCCGTGCAGATCGGCTTGCCGCAGATCGATGCGCTGGCCGCCAGCCGCATGCCCAACAAGTGGCAGGCGGCCACGCGCACGTCTTCGCGCGAGCAGGTGGCGCTGGGGGCGGGCAAGCGCCAGATCGCGGTGGCCCTCGATTTCGCCGAGCTGCCGTTCGCCTCGCAAAGCCTGGACCTGGTGGTCATGCCGCATGTGCTCGAATTCGCGGCCGAGCCGCACCAAGTGCTGCGCGAGGTCGAGCGGGTGCTCATTGCCGAGGGCCAGTTGATCATCTGCGGCTTCAATCCGGCCAGTTTGTGGGGCTTGCGTCAGGGGCTGACGCGGGCGAGGCGCTCGCCCTACCTGCCGGTGGCGGGGGAATTCATCTCTATGCCGCGTATGAAAGACTGGTTAAAATTGCTGAATCTGGGTGTGAGCCGCAGCCATTTCGGCTGCTACGCGCCGCCTTGCCGCACGGCGCAGTGGATCGAGCGCTATGCCTTCATGGAGCCGGCCGGGCGGCGCTGGTGGCCGTATCTGGGCGCGGTGTACATGGTGCATGCGATCAAGCGGGTCAAGGGCATGACCATGATCGGTCCTGCCTGGAACAGGAAATCGGCGACGGCGCCGCAGGCGGTGCCGGCCACTAACCGGAAGTAA
- the gloB gene encoding hydroxyacylglutathione hydrolase, giving the protein MTYPTHRPLRVLAVPAFKDNYLWLIHDGVHAAVVDPGDAAPVIAALAAHHLTLTAILLTHHHADHIGGVPGLLAQAPVPVYGPRAEAIATVKVPLGEGDLVEVPGLALALRVLEVPGHTLGHIAYLRERADEHWLFCGDTLFAGGCGRLFEGTPEQMRVSLSRYLTLPDDTAVYCAHEYTQSNLRFAAAAEPANPLIAQRIVLESAKRERGIPTLPSTIGLEKATNPFLRDRHPDIVANLVALGKLDPRAPPQAAFAALRTWKNTF; this is encoded by the coding sequence ATGACGTATCCGACGCACCGCCCCTTGAGGGTGCTCGCCGTCCCCGCGTTCAAGGACAATTACCTGTGGCTGATCCACGATGGCGTGCACGCCGCCGTGGTCGACCCCGGCGACGCCGCGCCCGTCATCGCGGCCCTGGCCGCGCATCATCTCACGCTCACCGCCATTTTACTCACCCATCATCATGCTGACCACATTGGTGGCGTACCGGGACTGCTCGCGCAGGCTCCGGTGCCAGTGTACGGCCCGCGCGCCGAAGCCATCGCCACGGTCAAGGTGCCGCTCGGCGAGGGCGACCTGGTCGAGGTGCCCGGCCTGGCGCTGGCCCTGCGCGTGCTGGAAGTGCCGGGACACACCCTCGGCCACATCGCCTACCTGCGCGAGCGCGCCGACGAACACTGGCTGTTCTGCGGCGACACCCTGTTCGCCGGCGGCTGCGGGCGCCTGTTCGAAGGCACACCAGAGCAGATGCGCGTCTCCCTGTCGCGCTACCTCACGCTGCCGGACGACACCGCCGTCTATTGCGCGCATGAATACACCCAGTCCAACCTGCGCTTCGCCGCCGCGGCCGAACCGGCCAATCCGCTGATCGCGCAGCGCATCGTGCTGGAAAGCGCCAAACGCGAGCGCGGCATCCCGACCCTGCCTTCGACCATCGGCCTGGAAAAAGCCACCAACCCCTTCCTGCGCGACCGCCATCCCGATATCGTCGCCAATCTGGTGGCCTTGGGCAAACTCGACCCGCGAGCGCCCCCGCAAGCCGCCTTCGCCGCCCTGCGCACCTGGAAAAACACGTTCTGA